AGCTATGGCTCCATGATAGAATATTACTGTAATTAATGAGGTAATTCCAcctaatttatctggtaatcaagagaggtttatttctgggataacttacagccagtagGGGTTttgttacaggatccaggagagatgaggtaccattcagcagagaactctggcttggtcTCCCATCCAGCTTCCAAGACCACGAGGTATACAGAAGGGCCAAACACTACATACCTCGAGTCTTAAGGGACTCcctctcagccacaccccaggggcaggtcagccccaggggcaggtcataggcaggtgcagttacctgctgtcactctaggggcagtgtttcaaggtcaaagctggaacagttaCCCACTACAATAGAATGCTTGCCTTTCATATGTTCAATCACACTAGGTACAACCCTTAGTCCTGGGAgtggggggagacagagaaatggttgaggaagacactaaatactttttattttataatttaattaaattttacatcagccttgttctctctcctcccgccccccccacccccgccttctccccagcccaccccccattcccatcttctccagggcaaagactcccctgaggattgagttcaacctggtagattcagtccagacaggtccagtcccctcctcccaggctgagccaagtgtccccatataagccccaggtttcaaacagccaactcatgcactgacaggacctggtcccactgcctggatgcctcccaaacagatcaagctaatcaactgtctcacttatccagagggcctgatccagttgggggctcctcagctattggttcatagttcatgtgtttccattcatttggctatttgtccctgggctttatccaaccttggtctcaacaattctcgctcatacaaaccctcctctttctcgccaattgactcctggagctccacctggggcctggccatggatctctgcatccggttccctcagtcattggatggggtttctagcacgacaattagggtgtttggccatctcatcaccagagtaggtcagtttgggctttctctcgaccattgccagtagtctactgtggtggtatctttgtggatttctgtgggcctctctagcactttggaAAGACACTAAAtattgacctacacacacacacacacacacacacacacagagagagagagagagagagagagagagagagagagagagagagagagagagaaattaagggTTCGAACACACCAAACTGTGACTAATCTTGCCAGGACTCATGGTTCCAAACAGGCAGTGAACAATGGCCGGGGTTGAGGTCAGGCAGGACCCCTATTCCTGAACTGATGGAGCCTGAGAGCCCACATCTACACAGATAGCAACCAGACTTAATGGGGGAATAAAACCAGTAGTCAGGAAGCCAGACAAAGCCCGGGTAGCAAGCAGGCCTGAGCTTGACTGGCAGCTGACAGCTTCCATAATTTTGTCCCTAAATCCTAAAGGACACACTAGGGGGAGCAATATGTTCTTCCAAACTAAGTCCGCTATGCCCCCTTCTGCTGAGCCCACTTAAGAcccgcacccccaccccagggattCCTCCCTCTACTGGGAAGcttcctgctctgcctgcctTCAATCAGATAGGCACAGGCAATTGGCTAACTCTCGTCCCCACAAGATCCAAGTGCATAGCCTTGGCTTGTCCTCAGCTGGCGATCTTTGTCCACTTCCACAAGCCCAAGCTCTCGTTTGCCCTTCACACCCCAGGTCAAGGGCAAACATCTCTGGTTCCTTCTTCCACACTAAATTATCCAGAGAAATCGACCCCAGGGATGATGGAAGGGGGTAGGGGACAGGCAGGGATAATTGAAAGCTTATGGACCAGGACATTGGCCCACATATACTGATCATGCTCACTGGAACAGGCATTGCCCTGAAAGTTCCTCTaaccctcttcctgctcccaccGTATGTATCAGACAGCCGGGCTGCAGCTGGATGGAGTCAAGGACATGGGCTCCAAGCCCAGGTTAAGCTTTGGTCTGACCAGAAGAATGACAAAGGACATAACCAAGCATTTCTCTGAAGAAATCCTGCTGCCAAAAGCAAAGCACAGACTGTCTGGGCCAGACACTCGCAGTACAAAACAGCATGTACATTACAGTCGGCAAGACACTGCATTCCCGTTGGCGGTATGGAATACAAATAGAGACAACCGGAAGGAGTTTGTGCCTAGGTAATTGACCCACCCCAGACTGCAGGATTTTGGAGTTTTAGAAGGTTTCCCCCCACTTTGGCTAGTTCATGCTTTCTAAGTCGTCTacaatgactgtttctattaaacaaacaaacgaacaataGAAATTCTCCCAAATGACTTCATGTTAATGAATATATTAAATAGGGGTGGCATGTGGAGCCAGACATAGGATAGGAGGCAAGAGCTCTCCTGACCGTGACAGCCTTCAGCCAGGAAAACGCTGAGAGGGTCCAGCAGGGACAGCCTGGCCACCCAGAGCCAAGCCCGGTGGAGTGTGCAACGCTGGAGGCCACAGCTACCCCCAACCCGCCGTGCGAGCATTAAATAGAGTGGAGAAGCGCTCCAGACTGTCTCTGGAGCCACGGTTCTGGGAACCCGCACCTTGGGGCGTCTTTCTAAGCAGAACAGACAGCAGCTGCCCAGAGTGAGTCAAGGTTACTTGGCCCGCGGGCGGGAGCTGCCTGGACGTTCTGACCCTTTCCAGCCGGCTTTGCGCAGGCTGCACGCTGGGAGGGATTCGTGTTCCCGCAGTTTGGGCACCGCGAGTGGGCTGGGGCAGGGCGGGGTAGGGCGGGGCGGAGCTCGGCGGTTGCCAGGGGCGGGGCGGCACGGCTGGCGTGGATCTCCGTGGGCGACTGCCACGCACTATTTGTTGGCTCTCTCCAGCTCAGCTCGCGCATCGCCTGTTGCTCTCTGCTCCCGGCCGCCGGTTTCCCGCCGGGCAGGTAGGCGGACCGACAGTGCCAGCGCGTGGGCCGCCTCCCGCCTTCCTCTCCTCCCGGCTCAAGGGTGATCGAAGAGCCCCCCGGGCGTCCCCGACAGCGCGGACGCTGCCAGATCCCGGCGCGCCCTGGACCGCGCGCCCAGACTCTGGGCGCCGCGCCGCGATGAACGCGAGCTTCCTGAACCACAGCGGCCTGGAAGAGGCGGGTAGTGACGCCCGGGCCGCCCTGGGGAACCGCAGCCACGGACTGGGCACGTGGCTAGACTGCTGTCCCGGGGGCGCACCGCTGACCGCCAGCGACGGGGTCCCCGCGGGGCTGGCGCCCGACGAACGCAGCCTGTGGGTGTCGCGCGTGGCGCAGATCGCCGTACTCTGCGTGCTGTCGCTCACCGTGGTCTTCGGCGTTTTCTTCCTGGGCTGCAACCTGCTCATCAAGTCCGAGAGCATGATCAACTTTCTGATGCAGGAGCGCAGACCCTCCAAGGACGTGGGCGCTGCCATCCTGGGACTGTACTGAGCTCCGGCCGCCCTCGCCAGAGTCGCAGCACCGCGAGGAAGGGACAGCAGAGCCTCTTCCTCAAGGCTTTATCCACCGCCTGAGGTCAGCGACGTGGATCACACTGCCCCGGCCTGGACATCGAGGACTGAGCGGCGGCGGAGCGCGAAGGGACTGTCACGCCGGGTCTCTCCTGTGTGCGCTCCAACGGGGTCCGGGGGCGCAGAGTTCGTCACAGGTTTTTTACAAAGAGAAGTTCAGggcagggtgggagtggggggtggggcaggagatgCAATGCGGGGTTGAGGTCACTCGCGTGGGGATTTCGGGAATGTTGGTGGGGGCCGGTTCCAAGGAGGGCGCGGGAAGAGGCGAATGAGTCTCTGAGATTTTGCAGCTGATCTCGCATTGCAtctgaaaataaattttgtaaTAAAACCATAGCCGTCGGGTTTCCTGATGCATTctctttgtagtgtgtgtgtgtgtgtgtgtgtgtgtgtgtgtgtgtgtgtgttttgggggaggCGAGGGAAGGGAACGTGTCCTACTTCTGGCCCCAGTTTGGTCGACTTAGGTAGCCGTGGGGCAGACAGCTCTGAGCTCCTTGGGTTCTCAGACAAAGGcgaaagaaaaatgaattgttttttgtcggtttggcttttttttcccctccccttcttcttcctacaAAGAACTGTTTTCCTCTACTCCTGCAGTAGAGGAGGCAGGTCCTTTGGGGGCATCCAGACAGTTGGTGAGATTAATTAAATCACTGGTAATTTTAGTCTTCTTCATAAAgtggaaatggaaaaagaaagtgaacagaATCCAAAGGGGGAGGgctgtgaataaaataaatatatcagaTAAATTAATTTGTGTAGGCAGGGGCTGgatctagtaaaaaaaaaaaaatccaggctgAGCCCAAAGCCCCATCCAAGGGCTTGTTTTGCCCTACCCTTTTAGGTGGTAGATGGATGGACTCAAACAAGCCCCTTAAATGGCTTGAGAATGCTATTTCTTCTGGGCACTAGACCCTCCCATTAAGAAATGCACCCTTCACTGTCTCCCGACCTGAAACCCAGTTCTGGAGGGGACTTGGTGCTTACTGgccagaaggaagggaagggggccaTTTGCAGCAAGCCTTTGCTCTAAGGGACAAAAGGGCCCAGGCCACCTCAGGCTTTTGGACCTATGTGTGCCCTCTTAGCCAGGCTCGTGCATGCAGTACTTGGAAAGGTTTCTGGGGAAAGGAGCTCAggaccctccctctcctctccgaactgaaggagatgggagagaagatgGCTGAAGCTTTCCCTGGCTTTAGAATGGGAAGCAGGAGGGACCTTCTCTCTTCGGTGACagttggggagaggaggaggtggcGGGGAGTTTCTTAACGAAAGCATAAGTGGTGACTGAGTCTGAAGGATGCAGACTCTTCCTGGCTCCCACACAGTTCTGCGGAGTCACAGATATGGAGATATGTCCCTTCCACCAGCCTGCCATTCAGTCACATACCTGGGGAGTCATCTGTGGGATGGACAGGCCAGTGAGGCCAGGTATCACAAAGCCCTTGTGAAATGTCTACGAGACAACTCCTCACCCCCACCATGGAATGAATATTGGGATGTTGATGACTAGCATTGTCTCTGGTAGCCTGTCTGATTGGATGGGGAGGGGCCTGGAAGATAGGGGCAACTTGGACACTGTGATTCTGGACTCTCAGCATGAGTTAGCATGAATGCCTGGGGGGTGGCCAGGGTGACACCACTCAGACCACCACAAAGAAGTTTCTTTAACTCCCCaaaagaggaagatgggggaggaaTAAGGGCTTCAGATGTCTGCCTGGCCAGGTTCCAGTGAACACTGAGAACTTCCTGCAACAAAAGGGCCTGCTACTAACGTGACAAGAGGGCGGTGGTTCAAGAGTTCAGTCTCTTAATTCGCCGACAAAGGAAAGCTTTAGTGGAGAAGCCTTGCAGGGTCTCTCTCACTGTAAACAAAGACCTGTTTGAGAAGTATCATGagtgttttgttgggttttgggACAAAAACTCTAAGGTCTTcctatgtatcccaggttggcctccaactcaagatcctcctgtctcagtctgcTGTGTGCCAGACTTACATGCATGCAGCAACACTCCAGGCTTACCATGGATGTTTGGCTGCCCATTCCACAAAGTTCGAGCATGCATTCATAGGCAAATGTGCATGGGTGCTTGCTCGCACACGCAGGTACATGCCAAGGCCAGGCTCAAGGAGGAAACAGCAGGCAGGCACAGGTTCTGGGAGGAGGAGCAGTCACACGGTGACCATTCTTATTCCTGCAGCCCAGAaagtggaggaggtggtggtggttattGACTAAATTGCCTTATGTAAACCtcagacaggaggaggaaggatgatGTGAGGTAGAAACCAGTGAGGCACAGTGCTCAAGGAGAAAGGCAACCCAAGGTCAGACTCTTGAGCCTCGGGACTTTGGAAGAAAGCCCTTGCTCTGTCCCCAACCCTTGTGCAGAAAGAACTTTCCCCATGAGGCTGGCTCATGATACAGTGGCCAAATCTCAGAGGTTCCCAGATTCAGCAAGGAGAAACGCTGGATCCTTGTATGAGAAATCCTTACTGCTGTTTCCTGGCTCTGTGACTTCAAAGAAGTAGTAGCTCaacctttctgtgcctcagtttcctcatttgtacaATAGGAGTGGTAGGACTCAGGGCTCCTGTGCTATGCATGAGGTATTGCCAGCACAGGGCCTGGTACTTGAAGGACAGCTAATAAAGAAAACTACCAGCATTGCCATTAGTTTTATTTAGTGTATGAGCTCCTTCCCCGATAAAATGGAACTGGCTCTCTGAAATGAGAACCCTGAAcagaaaaatgataataattcATATTCATGCCACACTTTGCtgtttttaaagttctttcaTAAGCATAACGGAAACACTTTAAGTCCCTACTAAGAAAGGCTTAACACTCCCATTGTACAGATGATGAAATCAAGGCCCAGAGAAGCTGCCGAGACACACACTAGGACCTTGCTGAGTAAGAGGAGCAGACACTCTCTCAGTTGCTGTCATGGGAAAGGAAACTGACGTTCAACTTAACGGACTTACCCACGTTCATTCTTTCAACTAGCATCACTAGCAAATCTGCTGTGGGTCAGGTCCTGGGCCAGGGGTCTGCAAGAGTCCAGTCCCAGCGTGCCATTCCTGAAGCAGCAACACCAGTCCTGGGAGAGGGCAGCTGGAGCTCAATCAGGTCTTCTATGCCCTGTCTTCTGATCCTGGAGCAGGGGACAGTAGGGGGTGCTGACACCCACAcctccactccctcccccacTGGCCTGTCCAAATTCCCCCAGAAGTGTGCCCAGCTGCGGTGGAGTCCCGCCCTCCACGGACCCCAGTACCACACTGGATCAGCAGTAGCCTGGGGTGACAGAACCGGtttcagaagggaagaagagagcagaAGAGCCCAATGTCTGTCATCAGTGGCCTCACTGCCCTGACCGATGGTTCTTTGATGAGCAAGACTGGGTCGTAGGGGACACCACCACCCTTTGCCCCAAGCTGCCATCAGCCAAGGGCTCCAGCAACTGGAATTCTCATGCTGGGGTCCTTTTCTGCCCCCATGTCTCTCGTCATGACCCAGAGCCAGGATCCATGAGGGAACATCTTCCCATTCTAGCTAGAGCAGGAAGTAAGAATACGACCAGGagtaggagagaaaaggaaaggggggagAGAATGAGAGGGGGAGCAGAGAAAAGATGGGATGGAGGGGGAGGCGAAGCAAGAGACCCAGCAGGAGGCTcaggtccccccaccccacccccacctgcaggGTTCTGTCTACACACAGGTCGGCCAACCACAGCCACTTCCAAGTCCACTGAAAATcaagaggagaagcagaagcatcGAGGGGGATGATTGAGGTGGTCCCACCCCTACCTCATGGGGTCTGTGTCCTCTGCCAACCACATAACCTCCTGGTGAAGGTGAGCCCTTCTCAAAGCCAGGCCGGGGCCCCACTCCTCCATACTCCATAGAGCGTCATCCCTAGCTGGGGAGGGAAGGCATCCTAAGGGGTGTAGTTCAGCTCATAGAACAAAAAAAGGCTGGGCAGCGGGAGGAGGGTTAGGCAGGTGTAGGCAGAGACTCGGggtttggggctgaagagacaagCCTCAGATTTcccagctgccagaggaagccaccCACCCCGTCAAAGCTCCAGCTCCCCCATCACATTAGCTGACCTCTGGGTGGTTGAGAAGTTAAGTGAGAATATGTCTGGAAGCTCTCAGTCACGCTGTGAATTAAGTGAAAAGAAACGTTTTAAAGGGGCCACGCGTTTCTGCCCTGGTCCATCAAGACTCACCGACAGCAGAGGATGTAGTGAGTCGAGGTGGCATGAAACACTAAACCACAGAGCCCCAAAGCCATGCTAGGTCCTTGAATGTCAGCTCAGACCCATACGTACAATCGGTGGAGGTGGAGGTCACACCCGGTGTGTTTTTcctcataaaattattccataagGAATTTTACAtttacagcaacaacaacaacaaaaacagagaatgGGCAAAAAGCAGCCCCAGCCCTTCGGCCAGGAAGAATCGCCATGGATCCTTTGCTGTGATTCCTTTTGTATGTTTAGGAATCAAAACAGCAAA
This Peromyscus maniculatus bairdii isolate BWxNUB_F1_BW_parent chromosome 8, HU_Pman_BW_mat_3.1, whole genome shotgun sequence DNA region includes the following protein-coding sequences:
- the Rprml gene encoding reprimo-like protein → MNASFLNHSGLEEAGSDARAALGNRSHGLGTWLDCCPGGAPLTASDGVPAGLAPDERSLWVSRVAQIAVLCVLSLTVVFGVFFLGCNLLIKSESMINFLMQERRPSKDVGAAILGLY